In Clostridiales bacterium, the following are encoded in one genomic region:
- the yfbR gene encoding 5'-deoxynucleotidase, producing the protein MYSFFAFLNRMKYIQRWSLMRSTDVENISQHSQQVAMIGHCLAVINNVIFDGDADPDRVCALAIFHEATEVITGDLPTPIKYFNVSLNSAYKELEEVAAQKLLRCLPEELRDYYQDLLKPDTSSYEYKLLKAADKIAALIKCIDEEKSGNTEFLKAKTSIQKQIARFNIPEVKYFLDNFLDAFYLSLDELSEE; encoded by the coding sequence ATGTATAGTTTTTTCGCTTTTTTAAACAGGATGAAATATATCCAGCGCTGGAGTTTAATGAGAAGCACCGATGTTGAAAACATCTCCCAGCATAGTCAGCAAGTGGCGATGATAGGGCATTGCCTTGCCGTCATTAACAATGTCATTTTTGACGGCGACGCCGACCCCGACAGGGTATGCGCGCTGGCTATTTTTCACGAGGCGACCGAGGTCATAACGGGCGATTTGCCCACGCCCATAAAATATTTTAATGTGTCGCTCAACTCGGCTTACAAAGAACTGGAAGAAGTGGCGGCGCAAAAACTCCTTAGATGTTTGCCCGAGGAGCTGAGGGATTATTACCAAGACCTGCTAAAGCCCGACACATCGTCTTACGAATACAAGCTGCTAAAAGCCGCGGACAAAATAGCCGCGCTGATAAAATGCATAGACGAGGAAAAGTCAGGCAACACCGAGTTTCTAAAAGCCAAAACAAGCATCCAAAAACAAATAGCGAGATTTAATATCCCCGAAGTTAAGTATTTTTTGGATAACTTCTTAGACGCTTTTTATCTTTCCTTAGACGAACTTTCGGAGGAGTAA
- a CDS encoding GNAT family N-acetyltransferase, with protein sequence MLTIKKAEINDAEWIYELTKKAFEIYQKALGEDAEFVSPALLETADDVKYDIINHNVYAAFLDGKPAGSIRFKSLSDKLAYIYRFGVDPQVNNHGVGSGLINKVIEECAQKGYKAIALHTNSKYFRLAKYYYGREFYVHSTDFSKGYIRALFVKELNGGDVDLSPALAL encoded by the coding sequence ATGCTTACAATAAAAAAAGCTGAAATTAACGATGCCGAATGGATATATGAGTTAACCAAAAAAGCTTTTGAGATTTATCAAAAAGCTCTGGGCGAGGACGCCGAGTTTGTTTCTCCCGCCCTATTGGAAACGGCGGACGATGTCAAATATGACATTATCAACCATAATGTCTACGCGGCCTTTCTTGACGGCAAGCCCGCGGGCTCTATAAGGTTTAAATCTTTGTCCGATAAGCTGGCTTATATTTATAGGTTCGGGGTTGACCCTCAGGTCAATAACCACGGCGTGGGCAGCGGGCTGATTAATAAAGTAATAGAGGAATGCGCCCAAAAAGGCTACAAAGCCATAGCGCTGCACACCAATTCCAAATATTTTAGATTGGCAAAATATTATTACGGCAGGGAATTTTATGTGCATTCTACCGATTTTTCCAAAGGCTATATAAGGGCGCTGTTTGTAAAAGAACTAAACGGCGGCGATGTGGACTTGTCGCCCGCCTTGGCGTTATGA
- the argF gene encoding ornithine carbamoyltransferase: MDISQYRAKERINHKHLLTLMDYAPEDIFEIVSFGIKLKHLYKKGVNKPLLKNKTLAMIFSKSSTRTRVSFEQGIRQLGGHALFLSASDIQLGRGETIHDTAKTLSRYGIDGVMIRTFLQSDVVELAKYGDFSVINGLTDDFHPCQALADIMTVYEVNGRLKGLKLAYSGDGNNVANSLILACAKTGVEIVCASPKGYEPKPEVVKHAQEWGKVTITDDLEEAVTGADVVYTDVFFSMGQQDDDKKLKALTPYQINQNIMQKAKKDAIFMHCLPAHRGEEVTADVIDSPASVVFEQAENRMHVQKAVMALLMRD; the protein is encoded by the coding sequence ATGGATATCAGCCAATACCGCGCAAAAGAAAGAATCAACCACAAGCATTTGCTGACTTTGATGGACTACGCGCCCGAGGATATTTTTGAGATAGTTTCGTTTGGAATAAAGCTTAAACATCTTTATAAAAAAGGCGTTAACAAGCCGCTTTTAAAGAATAAAACGCTGGCTATGATTTTTTCAAAATCCAGCACCCGAACAAGAGTAAGCTTTGAACAAGGAATACGGCAGCTTGGGGGGCACGCTTTGTTTTTGTCCGCTTCGGATATACAGTTGGGACGAGGCGAGACCATACACGACACCGCCAAAACCCTTTCGCGCTATGGAATTGACGGGGTAATGATACGGACCTTTTTGCAATCCGATGTCGTGGAATTGGCGAAATATGGCGATTTTTCCGTAATTAACGGGCTTACGGACGATTTTCATCCTTGCCAAGCCCTTGCGGATATTATGACTGTTTATGAAGTGAATGGGCGTCTAAAAGGACTTAAGCTTGCCTATTCGGGCGACGGCAACAATGTCGCCAACAGCTTGATTTTGGCTTGCGCCAAAACGGGCGTTGAGATTGTTTGCGCCTCGCCCAAAGGTTACGAGCCAAAGCCTGAAGTGGTAAAGCACGCCCAAGAATGGGGCAAGGTTACCATTACCGACGACCTGGAAGAAGCCGTGACCGGCGCCGATGTCGTTTATACCGATGTGTTTTTCAGCATGGGGCAGCAAGACGACGACAAAAAACTCAAAGCGCTTACGCCCTACCAAATAAACCAAAACATTATGCAAAAGGCCAAAAAGGACGCTATTTTTATGCATTGCCTGCCCGCCCATAGAGGCGAAGAGGTTACAGCCGACGTCATTGACTCGCCGGCGTCAGTGGTTTTTGAACAGGCCGAAAACAGAATGCATGTTCAAAAAGCCGTTATGGCGCTTTTGATGAGGGATTAA
- a CDS encoding aspartate aminotransferase family protein, producing the protein MKTFEQIKQLDKKYYMPVFNRFDVCFTHGQGCKLYDIEGKEYIDFGAGIAVNCLGHNDEELANAISEQAKKAIHLSNLYYSPVQTECAQELLKDTIFDKVFFCNSGAEANEGAIKLARKYYYNKGQIKPVIITAKNSFHGRTLATAAATGQPKYSQAYKPLPEKFIHTPFNDIKAFKDAINDDVGAVMLEVIQGEGGVIPADYEYIREVEALCKQNGILLIIDEVQTGMGRAGKMFGYEHYGITPDIVTLAKGLGAGVPIGAILTRGECAQAFTAGDHGSTFGGNPLACAAALVVIKRLKNGLIDYVKEIGEYFWEKLQSLKKYPAVKEIRGKGLLLGLELNSDIVSAKDIIDKMLANCYIIIGCGANSVRFCPPFIIQKNHIDGMIECLEAILKEVK; encoded by the coding sequence ATGAAAACTTTTGAACAAATCAAACAATTGGATAAAAAATATTACATGCCCGTGTTTAACCGTTTTGATGTTTGTTTTACACACGGGCAGGGTTGCAAACTTTATGATATTGAGGGCAAAGAATATATTGATTTTGGCGCGGGCATCGCGGTAAATTGCCTGGGACATAACGACGAGGAGTTGGCAAACGCCATATCCGAACAGGCAAAAAAAGCAATCCATTTGAGCAATTTATACTATTCGCCTGTTCAAACGGAGTGCGCGCAAGAGTTGCTTAAAGACACAATTTTTGACAAGGTTTTCTTTTGCAACAGCGGGGCGGAGGCCAACGAGGGCGCTATCAAGCTTGCCAGAAAATATTATTATAACAAAGGGCAAATTAAGCCCGTCATTATTACCGCCAAAAATTCTTTTCACGGCAGGACGCTTGCCACAGCGGCGGCCACAGGGCAACCCAAATATTCCCAAGCATATAAACCCTTGCCCGAAAAGTTTATCCATACGCCCTTTAACGATATTAAGGCCTTTAAGGACGCTATAAACGACGATGTCGGCGCGGTAATGCTTGAGGTTATTCAGGGCGAAGGCGGAGTAATACCCGCCGATTACGAGTATATCCGCGAGGTTGAAGCGCTTTGCAAGCAAAACGGCATTTTGCTGATTATTGACGAAGTCCAAACGGGCATGGGACGCGCGGGCAAAATGTTTGGGTATGAGCATTACGGCATAACGCCCGATATTGTTACTTTGGCAAAGGGTTTGGGCGCGGGCGTGCCCATAGGCGCTATTTTGACGCGCGGCGAATGCGCTCAAGCCTTTACGGCGGGCGACCATGGCAGCACATTCGGGGGCAATCCTTTGGCTTGCGCGGCGGCGCTTGTCGTTATAAAGCGTTTGAAAAACGGGTTAATAGATTATGTAAAAGAAATAGGCGAGTATTTTTGGGAAAAGCTGCAAAGCCTAAAAAAATATCCCGCCGTTAAAGAGATAAGAGGCAAAGGCTTATTATTGGGGCTTGAGTTAAACAGCGATATCGTAAGCGCCAAAGATATAATAGACAAGATGCTGGCCAACTGCTATATTATTATTGGCTGCGGCGCCAATTCGGTAAGATTTTGCCCTCCCTTTATTATCCAAAAAAACCATATTGACGGCATGATAGAATGCCTTGAAGCAATCTTAAAAGAGGTGAAATGA
- the argB gene encoding acetylglutamate kinase, protein MAQLIERANILCEALPYIKALSGKTVVIKYGGNAMLKESIINTIMEDIAMLKIVGVNPILVHGGGPEINAYLKKLNIESKFHNGLRVTDQQTMEVVQMVMSGKINKDITSRINLLGVKAIGLSGKDAQLIEVKKYVSPDGVDLGQVGEIININTSLLQKLCSDEFIPVIAGIGADEQGQAYNINADTVAAEIAARINAEKLIFLTDIDGIREDADDPSTLISVICASQIKEMIKNGKINGGMIPKVMSCIRAIEQGVSKVHIINGTTPHPILLEIFTDKGIGTMVTK, encoded by the coding sequence ATGGCCCAATTGATTGAAAGAGCCAATATTTTGTGCGAGGCGCTTCCCTATATAAAAGCGTTGTCCGGCAAAACCGTGGTAATCAAATACGGCGGAAACGCTATGCTGAAAGAAAGCATTATCAATACGATTATGGAAGATATCGCCATGCTTAAGATTGTGGGCGTCAACCCAATTTTAGTGCATGGGGGCGGGCCTGAGATTAACGCGTATTTGAAAAAGCTTAATATAGAATCCAAATTCCATAACGGTCTGCGCGTTACCGACCAACAAACAATGGAAGTGGTCCAAATGGTAATGAGCGGCAAGATTAACAAAGACATCACAAGCCGCATTAACCTTTTGGGCGTCAAAGCGATAGGGCTTAGCGGCAAGGACGCGCAATTGATTGAGGTAAAAAAATACGTCTCGCCCGACGGCGTGGATCTTGGGCAAGTGGGCGAGATAATCAATATTAATACTTCATTATTGCAAAAGCTGTGCAGCGACGAGTTTATTCCGGTAATCGCCGGTATCGGCGCGGACGAACAAGGCCAGGCCTATAATATCAACGCGGACACGGTCGCCGCCGAAATAGCCGCGAGGATTAACGCCGAGAAGCTAATCTTTTTGACCGATATAGACGGCATAAGAGAGGACGCCGACGACCCGTCCACTTTAATAAGCGTTATCTGCGCAAGCCAAATAAAAGAAATGATAAAAAACGGCAAAATCAACGGCGGGATGATTCCCAAAGTAATGAGCTGTATCAGGGCGATTGAGCAAGGCGTGTCCAAAGTCCACATTATAAACGGGACGACGCCCCACCCTATTTTGTTAGAAATATTCACCGATAAAGGCATAGGAACGATGGTGACAAAATGA
- a CDS encoding N-acetyl-gamma-glutamyl-phosphate reductase produces the protein MIKIGIIGANGYTGFELMKILSRHPNACLKILTSRSQKDKKIADVYPSLAALKDRVFEDADIDKLSKMDAVFSCLPHASSAQICAELYKSGVKVIDLSADFRYKDIGLYENTYKVKHPEPNLLKSSVYGLPELYREQIKNSNLVGNPGCYPTSAILPLYPLLKENIIKSTSLIIDSKSGTSGAGKKADVDLIFSEVNESLKAYAVTTHRHASEIEEVLSLNTKSDVTISFTPHLLPITRGILSTIYAPLNKTVTMDDIYAVYSQYYQSEPYVKVTQELPQIKWAANTNNIFIGFRIDSKNNTLIIISVLDNLIKGASGQAVQNMNIMFGLPETTGLIG, from the coding sequence ATGATAAAAATTGGAATTATAGGGGCTAACGGCTATACGGGTTTTGAATTGATGAAAATTTTAAGCCGACATCCAAACGCTTGCCTAAAAATCCTGACCAGCCGAAGCCAAAAAGACAAAAAGATCGCCGATGTATATCCATCCCTTGCGGCTTTGAAAGACCGTGTTTTTGAAGACGCGGATATAGACAAATTGAGCAAAATGGACGCGGTTTTTTCTTGCCTGCCGCACGCCTCAAGCGCGCAAATTTGCGCCGAGCTTTATAAAAGCGGCGTAAAGGTGATTGATTTGTCGGCGGATTTCCGTTACAAAGACATTGGATTGTATGAAAATACCTATAAAGTAAAACATCCCGAGCCTAATTTGTTAAAATCGTCCGTTTACGGATTGCCCGAATTATACCGCGAGCAAATAAAAAACTCCAATCTTGTAGGCAATCCAGGATGTTACCCCACATCCGCGATATTGCCTTTGTATCCTTTGTTAAAAGAAAACATAATTAAAAGCACGAGTTTGATTATAGATTCCAAGAGCGGAACAAGCGGGGCGGGCAAAAAGGCCGACGTGGATTTGATTTTTTCCGAAGTAAATGAAAGCCTAAAGGCTTACGCCGTGACAACGCACAGGCACGCTTCGGAAATAGAAGAGGTTTTGAGCCTTAATACCAAAAGCGATGTGACAATCAGCTTTACGCCCCATCTATTGCCGATAACAAGGGGAATATTAAGCACGATTTACGCGCCTTTGAATAAGACGGTAACAATGGACGACATATACGCGGTTTATTCACAATATTATCAATCCGAGCCGTATGTTAAAGTCACGCAAGAGTTGCCCCAAATCAAATGGGCTGCAAACACCAATAACATCTTTATCGGTTTTAGGATTGACAGCAAAAACAATACGCTGATTATCATAAGCGTATTGGATAACCTTATAAAAGGCGCTTCGGGCCAGGCTGTCCAAAATATGAATATTATGTTTGGTTTGCCCGAAACTACGGGCTTGATTGGATAA
- the ugpC gene encoding sn-glycerol-3-phosphate ABC transporter ATP-binding protein UgpC, with amino-acid sequence MASVSLRHLYKVYPGGVKAVSDFNLEIEDKEFIVLVGPSGCGKSTTLRMIAGLEEITEGELYIDGRLVNDVEPKDRDIAMVFQNYALYPHMTVYDNMAFGLRLRKMPSAEIDARVKEAARILGITELLSRKPKALSGGQRQRVALGRAIVREPKVFLLDEPLSNLDAKLRVQMRTEITKLHNRLATTFIYVTHDQTEAMTMGTRIVVMKDGLVQQVDTPQNLFDRPCNLFVATFIGTPQMNLFNAKLERSGKNLVIKFGKNTIELPESKSKFLTDESFIGKDVILGVRPEDIHNEEIFIASSPKTVITAEVDVVEKLGNETIMYTKVDGKDDYTVARVDARTQAEAGDVVKFAIDANHVHLFDPETELAILGVPHINYIPANLSAKDDALIVKFGKNEINLGEGSIKILTEPSLLGGEILIGIKPESAYIAAEKTDDYVMECEVDFVEDADVYKNVFLKVDGKRGLFAIKAPSDVITSGKDKVKLAIKANEIILFDPATGARVSSALGVPQYNVLEGELNVAAKAHAPYTLSVEGKKVTYPEYVKIDQSATSGKVIVKVDPKKVVYTKAQVAAAKNVFKVIVRAVDNTGTEAIVLLQLEGSQKPFFARVSPDFNALEGAKIKIGVKSEDFELFDENGKSLLIK; translated from the coding sequence ATGGCAAGCGTATCATTAAGGCATCTCTACAAGGTATATCCGGGCGGAGTAAAAGCCGTCAGCGATTTTAACCTTGAAATAGAGGATAAAGAGTTTATTGTTTTGGTCGGACCTTCGGGTTGCGGAAAATCCACGACTTTGAGAATGATTGCCGGCTTGGAAGAAATAACCGAGGGCGAGCTTTATATTGACGGCCGCTTGGTTAACGATGTGGAACCTAAAGACCGCGATATCGCGATGGTTTTCCAAAACTACGCGCTTTATCCTCATATGACAGTTTATGACAATATGGCTTTCGGTCTTAGGCTTAGGAAAATGCCTTCTGCCGAAATTGACGCAAGAGTAAAAGAAGCCGCCAGAATTTTGGGGATAACCGAACTTCTTTCCCGTAAGCCCAAGGCGTTGTCGGGCGGTCAAAGGCAAAGGGTCGCGCTTGGACGCGCTATTGTTCGCGAGCCCAAAGTCTTCTTATTAGACGAGCCGCTATCCAACTTGGACGCAAAGCTTCGCGTCCAGATGAGAACGGAAATAACCAAACTCCACAACAGGTTGGCTACGACATTTATTTATGTTACCCACGACCAGACCGAAGCTATGACAATGGGAACCCGCATTGTCGTTATGAAAGACGGTCTTGTTCAACAGGTTGACACGCCTCAAAACTTGTTTGACAGACCTTGCAATTTGTTTGTGGCTACCTTTATCGGCACGCCTCAAATGAACTTGTTTAACGCCAAACTGGAAAGAAGCGGCAAAAACTTAGTTATCAAATTCGGCAAAAACACGATTGAATTGCCCGAATCCAAATCAAAATTCCTTACTGACGAGTCCTTTATCGGCAAGGATGTAATTTTGGGAGTAAGGCCCGAAGACATCCATAACGAAGAAATCTTTATAGCGTCTTCGCCCAAAACGGTTATAACGGCCGAAGTTGATGTTGTGGAAAAGCTGGGCAACGAAACAATTATGTATACCAAAGTTGACGGCAAAGACGATTACACGGTGGCGAGAGTTGACGCAAGGACGCAAGCCGAAGCGGGCGACGTGGTCAAGTTTGCTATTGACGCCAACCATGTCCATTTGTTTGACCCCGAAACTGAGCTCGCTATTTTGGGCGTTCCTCATATTAATTACATTCCCGCAAACTTAAGCGCCAAAGACGACGCTTTGATAGTCAAATTCGGCAAAAACGAGATCAACTTAGGCGAAGGCTCAATCAAGATTTTGACAGAACCCTCGCTTTTGGGCGGCGAGATTTTGATTGGCATTAAGCCCGAAAGCGCGTATATAGCCGCTGAAAAAACCGACGACTATGTAATGGAATGCGAAGTTGACTTTGTGGAAGACGCCGATGTTTATAAAAATGTTTTCTTAAAAGTTGACGGAAAGCGCGGCTTGTTTGCCATAAAAGCGCCCAGCGATGTAATAACCAGCGGAAAGGACAAAGTCAAGCTCGCTATTAAGGCAAATGAAATTATATTGTTTGACCCCGCCACGGGAGCAAGAGTATCAAGCGCGTTGGGCGTTCCCCAATACAATGTTTTGGAAGGCGAACTCAATGTCGCTGCCAAAGCGCATGCGCCGTATACCTTGTCCGTGGAAGGCAAAAAGGTTACCTATCCCGAATATGTCAAGATAGACCAAAGCGCGACAAGCGGCAAAGTTATAGTTAAGGTTGACCCCAAGAAAGTCGTTTATACCAAAGCCCAAGTCGCCGCGGCCAAAAATGTATTTAAGGTCATTGTGCGCGCTGTTGACAATACGGGCACGGAAGCTATTGTCCTGCTGCAGTTAGAGGGAAGCCAAAAACCTTTCTTTGCCAGAGTGTCGCCTGATTTTAACGCCCTAGAAGGGGCTAAGATTAAAATAGGCGTAAAATCCGAAGACTTTGAGTTGTTTGACGAAAACGGCAAAAGCCTATTGATTAAATAA
- a CDS encoding YwaF family protein has product MGNLQIDFNKIGYFSFQHIVSLIAIFLLVPLALFLTYRFFPKSINLQLKILCVSAWIAEIIKIIVTYYVGNFTWKTILPIYFCSMFLYSSLLAAFCKNHALRLIGNSCLMAGTIAGFFGVFYSPALKYYPVYTYLGAHTLIYHAVMIYGGIMILFDNYYKPRLKDILYSTILFATLTGAAIIANSFLDANYMFINTPLVGAPTYIIVDIFTEHLYPVIVILGQTLLPFLIMLGLYKLITLKQNKRAPKKAINQDIIEQNIEQVHIEN; this is encoded by the coding sequence TTGGGCAATTTACAAATTGATTTTAATAAAATCGGATATTTTTCTTTCCAGCATATAGTATCATTGATAGCGATATTTTTGTTGGTGCCTTTGGCGCTTTTTTTGACCTACCGCTTTTTCCCAAAAAGCATCAACTTGCAGCTAAAGATACTATGCGTAAGCGCTTGGATTGCCGAGATAATCAAAATCATAGTTACCTATTATGTTGGTAATTTTACTTGGAAAACGATTTTGCCTATATATTTTTGCAGCATGTTTTTGTATTCTTCGCTTCTGGCGGCTTTTTGCAAAAACCATGCGCTTAGGCTTATCGGGAATTCATGTTTGATGGCCGGCACGATAGCGGGATTTTTTGGCGTTTTTTATTCCCCGGCCTTAAAGTATTATCCCGTATATACCTATCTAGGCGCCCACACTTTAATATATCACGCCGTTATGATTTATGGCGGAATTATGATATTGTTTGATAATTACTATAAGCCGCGATTAAAAGATATATTATATTCCACTATCTTGTTTGCAACGCTGACGGGCGCGGCGATAATAGCAAACAGTTTTTTGGACGCAAATTATATGTTTATTAACACGCCTTTGGTAGGCGCGCCCACTTACATTATTGTTGATATATTTACCGAACATTTATATCCCGTAATAGTTATTTTGGGCCAAACTTTATTGCCTTTTTTGATAATGTTGGGGTTATACAAATTAATAACTTTAAAGCAAAATAAGCGCGCGCCCAAAAAAGCCATAAATCAGGATATAATAGAACAAAATATTGAACAAGTTCATATAGAAAACTAA